From Salvia splendens isolate huo1 chromosome 16, SspV2, whole genome shotgun sequence, a single genomic window includes:
- the LOC121770631 gene encoding coiled-coil domain-containing protein SCD2-like, with product MTSPMHQHTRSTSSHLSMKRPQNKAAAQRLAEVMAQQPADDEEEKDELYDFSLGGPSAGIGLAGGRQARSSSPMSVRNSVDQPSSARYRPAQPKPFEPFSVSPEQHQQPSSVRYRRARSKPLEPSSNTEHQQPLSARHAPSKPFEPSTEQQQPSSARHRPSKPVEPSPSLNYSIPGRSSNHMNSSEEPPQPLSARVVGRPNLRVKTVPMVPSSVSLSLKRVSSVNPADSQLDKVRDKRLSLDFGTFKLKEQGGQQSSSALQDELDMLQEENGSLLEKLRIAEERYDEAEARTRQLEKQIESLGEGVSLEARLLSRKEAEIQKREVALKTAADTYGGGNEELAVLRMEIEASRDEANSAQDQLHEAEQEVKLLRITTQRMILTREEMEEVVLKRCWLARCWSLCIRHGVHAEIAEARHEYWSRFASRPVEVILAVGHKAKDAQYSATDGLEERERVLKEKEDLTNRVDVESMLMVEKGLRELSSLKVEEAIAVALAQKRRPSILKSNTDEGKLPAESNYSDTFGLSPDECEDVLLKQAWLLYFWRRAKTLGLEPDIADDRLQFWINQESRPPNSHDAVDVECGLLELRKLGMEAKLWEESRRLIDHNPSHKTLLETEYQILS from the exons ATGACATCACCGATGCATCAACACACTCGCTCCACGTCATCTCACCTAAGTATGAAGAGACCTCAGAACAAGGCAGCTGCTCAAAGGCTTGCAGAGGTGATGGCTCAGCAGCCAGCCGATGACGAAGAGGAGAAGGATGAACTATACGATTTCAGCTTGGGCGGTCCGTCAGCTGGTATAGGACTTGCGGGGGGAAGGCAAGCTCGAAGTAGTTCTCCGATG TCAGTTCGTAACTCAGTTGATCAGCCTTCATCAGCTCGTTACCGACCTGCTCAGCCCAAGCCTTTTGAACCATTTTCTGTCTCACCAGAACAGCACCAGCAGCCTTCATCAGTTCGTTATCGACGTGCTCGTTCCAAGCCTCTTGAACCATCTTCAAATACGGAACATCAGCAGCCTTTATCAGCTCGACATGCTCCTTCCAAACCCTTTGAACCATCAACTGAACAGCAGCAGCCTTCATCAGCTCGTCATCGGCCATCAAAGCCTGTTGAGCCATCGCCATCTCTAAACTATTCTATCCCCGGCCGTTCCTCTAATCACATGAACTCTTCGGAGGAACCACCACAGCCTTTGTCAGCTCGAGTAGTTGGCCGGCCAAATTTAAGGGTGAAGACAGTTCCCATGGTGCCATCAAGTGTGTCTCTGTCACTTAAAAGAGTTTCATCTGTAAATCCAGCTGATTCTCAACTTGATAAAGTTAGGGATAAAAG GTTATCTCTGGATTTTGGAACTTTCAAATTAAAAGAACAAGGTGGTCAGCAGTCTTCTTCTGCTCTACAAGACGAG CTTGACATGCTTCAAGAAGAAAACGGGAGTTTATTGGAAAAG CTCAGGATAGCAGAAGAACGGTATGATGAAGCAGAAGCAAGAACTAGGCAGCTCGAAAAACAG ATTGAGTCTTTAGGAGAAGGTGTATCTTTAGAAGCTCGGCTGTTAAGCAG GAAGGAAGCTGAAATTCAGAAACGAGAG GTTGCTCTTAAAACTGCAGCAGATACTTACGGTGGAGGCAATGAGGAGCTGGCAGTCCTCCGAATGGAGATTGAG GCCTCAAGGGATGAAGCTAACTCTGCTCAGGATCAACTCCACGAAGCCGAGCAAGAAGTTAAATTGCTTAGGATAACTACACAGAGAATGATATTGACTCGCGAGGAGATG GAAGAGGTTGTTCTCAAGAGGTGTTGGCTTGCTCGATGCTGGAGCTTATGCATTCGCCATG GGGTCCATGCTGAGATAGCTGAAGCAAGACATGAATATTGGTCACGTTTTGCTTCACGCCCAGTCGAAGTTATATTGGCAGTCGGGCACAAAGCCAAAGACGCACAATATTCCG CTACCGATGGTTTAGAAGAAAGGGAGAGAGTTCTGAAGGAAAAGGAAGACCTTACAAACAGGGTCGATGTAGAAAGTATGCTTATGGTTGAAAAAGGTCTCAGGGAACTGAGCTCCCTCAAG GTAGAGGAGGCAATAGCTGTGGCATTGGCCCAAAAGCGTCGCCCTAGTATTTTAAAATCTAATACAG ATGAAGGGAAGCTACCAGCTGAGTCCAACTATTCCGATACATTTG GATTGAGTCCAGATGAGTGCGAAGACGTGCTTCTTAAACAA GCTTGGCTTTTGTACTTCTGGAGACGAGCAAAAACTCTAGGGCTGGAACCTGATATTGCTGATGATAGACTGCAATTCTGGATCAACCAAGAGTCCCGGCCGCCTAATTCACATGATGCCGTTGAtg TTGAGTGCGGCCTTCTGGAGCTCCGGAAGCTGGGGATGGAGGCGAAGCTGTGGGAGGAGTCACGGAGATTGATCGATCATAACCCCTCGCACAAAACGCTGCTGGAAACTGAGTATCAAATTTTGTCATAA